The proteins below are encoded in one region of Candidatus Methylomirabilota bacterium:
- a CDS encoding ABC transporter permease, whose product MRKQKAWPAGLVLVASMMLCALLAPVLAPQSPTEQVLAEGLKGPSRDHLFGQDRLGRDLFSRTLYGARISFWVATVAVSISLGIGLLIGAIAGYFGGWTDEILMRLVDILQAFPGILLAIAFAAILGPSITNVVIALSLIGWVGYARLTRGQILVVREMEFVTAAKALGGRDMRVILRHLLPNILGPIVVEASFGFAVMVIAEASLSFIGLGAQPPTPSWGAMLNEARQYLLVAPHLTIFPGIAIVLTVMGFNFLGDGLRDIWDPKSGG is encoded by the coding sequence ATGCGAAAACAAAAGGCATGGCCCGCGGGACTTGTATTGGTTGCCAGCATGATGCTGTGCGCCCTGCTGGCGCCCGTCCTGGCCCCTCAGTCTCCAACAGAGCAGGTACTGGCTGAAGGACTCAAAGGACCGAGTCGTGACCACCTGTTCGGCCAGGATCGCCTGGGCCGAGACCTGTTTTCCCGGACGCTGTATGGGGCCCGGATCTCCTTCTGGGTGGCGACGGTGGCGGTCAGTATCTCTTTGGGAATCGGGCTGTTGATCGGGGCAATAGCGGGCTACTTTGGGGGGTGGACGGACGAAATCTTGATGCGTCTGGTGGATATCCTGCAGGCCTTTCCGGGAATTCTCTTGGCCATCGCCTTTGCCGCCATCCTGGGGCCGAGCATCACCAATGTCGTTATCGCTCTCTCCCTGATCGGCTGGGTCGGGTATGCCCGGCTCACCCGCGGTCAGATCCTGGTCGTTCGGGAAATGGAGTTTGTGACAGCGGCAAAAGCCTTGGGGGGGCGCGACATGCGAGTAATCCTCCGCCATCTGCTCCCGAATATTCTTGGACCCATCGTGGTGGAGGCCAGCTTTGGATTCGCGGTGATGGTAATCGCCGAGGCCAGCCTGAGCTTCATCGGGCTGGGCGCCCAGCCCCCAACCCCCAGTTGGGGGGCGATGCTCAACGAAGCCAGGCAGTATCTCTTGGTGGCCCCTCATTTGACGATTTTTCCGGGGATTGCCATTGTGCTGACCGTAATGGGGTTTAACTTCCTCGGGGATGGCTTGCGAGACATCTGGGATCCCAAGAGCGGGGGATGA
- a CDS encoding ABC transporter permease yields MARYLLRRLLLLIPVALGVTTLVFLLIHLTPGDPVEVMLGEAALPAAKEALRRTLHLDRPILDQYRHFLVGVLTGDLGFSLFSREPVFTTLMNALPATIKLALAGLMFALVIAVPLGVLAAVKRDSGVDIGSRFAALLGVSIPNFVLGPLLILAFAIQLNWLPVSGRGSLQHYVLPALTLGMAMAGILSRMVRASLLEVLGQEYIRVARAKGLSESRVILRHGLKASLIPVITVVGLQFGALLSGAIITEIIFAWPGLGRLTLQAIQARDYPLVQGCVLFISFGYVLVNTATDLLYAYVDPRIRYE; encoded by the coding sequence ATGGCTCGTTATCTACTGAGACGATTGCTGCTCCTCATTCCGGTGGCGTTGGGCGTCACCACGCTGGTGTTTCTTTTGATCCACCTGACCCCCGGAGATCCAGTGGAAGTAATGTTGGGCGAGGCCGCCCTCCCTGCCGCAAAGGAGGCACTCCGGCGTACTCTACACCTCGACCGGCCAATCCTGGATCAGTATCGCCACTTCCTCGTCGGAGTACTTACGGGAGACCTGGGGTTTTCGCTTTTCTCCCGGGAACCGGTCTTCACCACGCTCATGAATGCACTTCCAGCCACCATCAAGCTCGCGCTAGCGGGCCTCATGTTTGCCCTGGTCATCGCCGTCCCGTTGGGCGTCCTTGCCGCGGTGAAGAGGGACTCTGGCGTCGACATCGGAAGCCGATTTGCGGCCCTTCTCGGAGTCTCGATACCGAACTTTGTACTCGGGCCGCTGCTCATTCTCGCCTTTGCGATCCAGTTGAACTGGCTACCCGTGTCTGGTCGGGGCAGCCTTCAGCATTACGTCCTGCCGGCCTTGACCCTGGGGATGGCCATGGCGGGAATCCTCTCGCGGATGGTCCGGGCGAGCCTTTTAGAGGTCCTGGGCCAGGAGTACATCCGAGTGGCTCGGGCAAAGGGACTGTCGGAGAGTCGCGTGATCCTCCGTCACGGCCTCAAAGCATCCCTGATTCCCGTCATTACGGTCGTGGGGCTTCAGTTTGGGGCGTTACTTTCCGGGGCGATCATCACCGAGATCATCTTCGCGTGGCCAGGACTCGGAAGACTCACGCTCCAGGCGATCCAGGCTCGAGACTATCCTCTGGTCCAGGGATGCGTCCTGTTCATTAGTTTCGGGTACGTCTTGGTCAATACGGCGACGGATCTACTGTATGCCTACGTGGATCCACGGATCCGGTACGAATAG
- a CDS encoding ABC transporter substrate-binding protein yields MRRGVVPFGIAILILGVGSCAKGESRSSEIVTAAVETNPVSLDPRVATDALSLHVGGLLFNGLVRADANFRIVPDLAERWEQLDERTYVFHLRRGVRFHHGRELTAEDVRFTFESLKTVGSAYAGVLEEIREIQVLDRQRVAFHLKHPFAPILYHLTIGIVPSDLARQEGFGQNPVGTGPFRFKRWVQNEWVEVEAFPDYFGGKPKIGRLRFRIIPEATIRFFELKKGTIDVLLASLPHEIFPLVVALPGVEVAKVPSSNYTYIGFNLEDPILSNLRVRRAIAHAIDREGMMTYLLRGQAIPATGLLSPQHWAYESHVETFPFDPEKARRLLDEAGYPMKGRARFTLTFKATTNEISRTIAEAIQYQLSQVGIALEIRSYEFGTFYKDIKSGNFQLYVLTWVGITSPDFYHYIFHSDSWPPRGANRGRYQNAEVDRLLLAVRRTSDLKERMAMYSRVQRILAKELPYVSLWHEIRLTAYKSRVRGFSPMPGGDFTPLKDIWLEGG; encoded by the coding sequence ATGAGGCGCGGTGTTGTTCCCTTCGGCATTGCCATCCTGATCCTGGGGGTTGGGAGCTGTGCCAAAGGAGAAAGTCGGTCGTCTGAGATAGTGACGGCCGCCGTCGAAACCAATCCCGTTAGCCTCGATCCCCGGGTTGCCACCGATGCCCTTTCGCTTCATGTGGGCGGGTTGCTGTTCAATGGTCTCGTCCGCGCAGATGCAAACTTCCGAATCGTCCCGGATCTGGCCGAGCGATGGGAGCAACTTGACGAGCGAACCTATGTTTTTCATCTACGGCGTGGAGTACGGTTTCACCATGGACGTGAACTGACGGCTGAGGATGTTCGGTTCACGTTCGAATCCCTCAAGACCGTTGGTTCGGCCTATGCTGGCGTCCTCGAAGAGATCCGAGAGATCCAGGTCCTGGATCGGCAGCGGGTGGCCTTTCATCTGAAGCACCCCTTCGCCCCCATTCTGTACCACCTGACGATTGGAATTGTCCCGTCAGACTTAGCACGCCAGGAGGGTTTTGGGCAGAACCCTGTGGGGACGGGGCCCTTTCGATTCAAGCGATGGGTGCAGAATGAATGGGTCGAGGTCGAGGCATTTCCGGACTATTTTGGCGGCAAGCCCAAAATCGGGCGACTCAGGTTTCGAATCATCCCGGAAGCCACCATCCGCTTCTTCGAACTGAAGAAGGGGACCATTGATGTCCTCCTGGCTTCGCTTCCGCACGAGATTTTTCCACTCGTGGTGGCGCTGCCCGGGGTTGAGGTGGCCAAGGTTCCCTCCAGCAACTACACCTACATCGGTTTCAACCTTGAGGATCCCATCCTCAGCAACCTTCGCGTCCGTCGGGCAATCGCCCACGCCATAGACCGCGAGGGTATGATGACGTATCTGCTCCGCGGGCAGGCCATTCCGGCCACGGGCCTCCTGTCTCCACAGCACTGGGCCTACGAGTCGCACGTCGAGACATTCCCGTTTGATCCGGAAAAGGCCAGGCGCCTTTTGGACGAAGCCGGCTATCCAATGAAAGGACGAGCGCGGTTTACCCTTACCTTTAAAGCGACGACGAACGAGATCAGTCGGACGATCGCCGAGGCGATTCAATATCAGCTCTCCCAGGTAGGTATTGCACTCGAGATCCGGAGTTACGAATTTGGGACCTTTTACAAGGACATCAAATCAGGGAATTTCCAGCTCTATGTCCTGACCTGGGTTGGAATTACCAGTCCGGACTTTTACCACTATATCTTCCACTCGGACTCTTGGCCCCCGCGTGGGGCCAATCGAGGAAGGTATCAGAACGCTGAGGTGGACCGCCTTCTCCTGGCCGTTCGGCGGACATCCGATTTGAAAGAGCGAATGGCAATGTACAGCCGTGTTCAGCGGATTCTGGCGAAAGAACTTCCCTATGTCAGTCTTTGGCATGAGATTCGGTTGACAGCATACAAGTCCAGGGTCCGGGGCTTTTCCCCCATGCCCGGGGGCGACTTTACCCCTTTGAAGGACATATGGCTCGAGGGCGGATGA